GGTGGCGTCCCGGGTCGTACGGTAGTAGTGGAAGCGGTTGTTCAGATCCGCCAGGCCCTGCCGGTCCTCCCAGCCAAGGGAGAGGAATTGTTCCTCGGTGAGCGGCTCGGTCATCACTGCGTAGTCGTAAACCGGGATGGTGAACAGCCGATGGCGCTTGAGAAGGGAAGGAAACACATTCGTGGCCAGCGCCACACGGTCTGCTTTGATCGAGCCGGCGGTGGTGCCGACAATGATGTGGCCCTTGGCGTCCTGAAGTGTTGTGGCATGGGTGTGCTCAAAAATCCGGACGCCCTTTTCCAGGCAAACGCGGCGCAGTCCCCACGCCAGCTTGGCGGGGTTGAGCATGGCTGTTCCTGCACGATCCCAAAGCGCGGCCTGATATACCGGAGAGTGGACGCTGGCCTGAGCTTCCTCGCGGTTCAGGAAGACCAGCTCCGGGTAGCGTGCGGCTTCCTCCTGCAACCACTTGACCTGGTGTTCCTCGGTGGCCAGTTTCAGCACGCCGGAGGGGGTGTACTCGCAATCGATGTTGTAACGTTCCACCGTGGCAGCCAGCTCGCGCAGATTTTCCAGGCCCAGCTCGCGTAGCAGGTCATTTTCCTCTGGCAGGTGCTGACGCCCGTTGGACTCACCATGCACCAATGAGGCCTCGCAGAACCCCCCATTGCGGCCCGATGCGGCCCAGCCGATACTCTGGCTTTCCACCAGTATGACGGACCGATGCGGGTCGCGTTCCTTCGCCATCAACGCCGTCCACAGCCCGGAGTATCCGCCTCCCACGACCAGTAGCTCGGTTTCGACCTGACCCTCCAATGCTGGCAGGGCCTGGGGCCGGTCGAGATCATCCAACCAGTAGGGGACGGTGCTGGCCCCTTGTAGGGCTGCGTCGAGGACGGAGGCTTCGTAGGCTTCTGCCACGTTTTCATAGATGCTCATGTTGTTCTTTCATTTTTGTCACTCACGGTGCGGACGGATGTGTTGCCAGGGCCGTCCGCACCGTCTGTAAGGATTTCAGCTGTGTGGCTGGTGTTCCGACCCGCTTATTTCAATTGGTGCGGCAGCGGGCGCCGCACCAAGGTTGATCATCGCCACACCGGCGGCCGTCAGCAGGATTCCTGCAATTTGTACCGCGGTGAGGCGCTCGGAAAACAAGGCGACCCCAATAAGGGCGATGGCAACCGTTCCTGCCGCCGACCAAATCGCATAAGCCATGCTCAGTGGCACGTATTTGAGTACCAGACTGAGAAGGTAGAAAGAGACGACATAACCAAGAACCGTGCCGATGCTGGCCCAGGGTTTGGTAAAACCGGCGGACACCTTCAATAGCGTTGTGGCCACGATTTCGGCTGCGATTGCCGCGGCGAGCAGGAACCAGTGCATCAGTGTTTCCCTTTGCCCCGGGTCCTAGACATCCGCTGAATCACGTTCGGCCGCTTTACGTGCGTCGCTCTTCTTGACGAAAACCCAAATCACGACACCCGCGGCGAGCACGCCCAGTGCAATGGCCAGTTCCTTGAATCCTCCGTACCCGGTGACGGAGAAACCGGTTGCGCCGACAATCAGGATCAGCACCATGAACCCGGTCAGGGCGATCGACAGTGGGACGAAGAAGGAAGGGAGCCTAATGGGGCGGGTGGCGTTTGGGCGGTCCTTGCGCAGCACGAAGAAGCCGGAGACTGCAAAGATATGGGTGAGGATGTAGCCGAGGTTGCCGGTCACGATGATGGCCAGCGGCGATTGCAGAACCACCAGCACCACAATGTTCAGCACCAACATCACATTTAGCGCACGCAGCGGGACGCCGCGCTTGTTCAACTTACCCACGGAGCGGATGGTGATGCCGGACTTGCCCATGTTGAACAACACGCGGGATGCGTCTGCCACAGAGGTGGTCATGATCAGCAGCAGCGAGGCGATCAGGCACAAGACCATGATGTCCGACGCCCCACCCACCAATGAACCAAAGCTTGCCACGAAGAATGTTGCAGGGTTTTCCGCGATGGCGGCCTCGCCGGCATAGCCGCCGAGGGTGATGGGGATGAGGAAGAAGACGCCCAGGCAGAAGAGCACTGCGGCCTTGATGGCCTTGGTGGTGTCCTTGACCGAGTCCTTGTATTCCGGTGCAAAGGTGGCACACACCTCAATGCCGAAAGTGGTCCAAGCCATGATGTAGAGCCAAACCAGGGCCTTGTGCAGTCCGGCCATGCCGTGCAGGTTCCAAGTCAGCTCCGCGGGTGCCCAGTCACTGCTGAACAGCGGCAGGACGATGAACGCGAAGAGCGGAATCATCAGGATCCCGGCCGTGATGTAGACAAAAGCCATGGTCATGCGCACGCCAATGATGTTGATCAGGTACATGAACAAGATCACGCCAATCCCAATGACAATCGGCAGACTCAACGAGATGGGGCCCACGTGGACCACCCAGGTTGAATCGGGGAACCACTGGGCCTGGATCAGTGCACCGGTGATGGCGCCGTAAGTGGCTAGGTTGGTTCCCCACGGGAACCAATAGCCCACACTGGCCAGTGGCGCCACCCAGGGCGCACGCTTCTTCCAAGCTTCCGCGGCGTAGTGGGTGATACCGCCGGAGGATTCCGGGAACATGGTTGCCAGCTCCGTGTAAATCCAGTTCACGCCCATGGCGAGCAGCATGGAGACGGCCCAGAGGAATGCCGCACCCCAACCGCCAAGGTCCGCAATCGAGGCGCCTAGTGTTGCAATGAGCGCCGCCGGCATGGTCATCGACATGGCGAACCCGTCGAACCATCGCATCTTTTTGGGTAATTGTTCCGTGCTCTCGGGGAGCGTCAACTGCTCAGACATTCATGCCTCTCCAAATCGGTGATCGTTGTTAGGACAAGTAGTAGACTGTCAAGTTTGTTGAGAAAGTCAATAGATGAGCTCATATTTGTATTTAGAACAAGAAATCTAAGAAAAATGGTGTTGACGTTAATGATAACCCAGCTATAGTGATCTACATCATCATCGGACGATTTCATCTTGAAAGGTTTTTTGATTCCATGACTGTTGTAACGGTGCCCACACGCACACAGTTATTCATTGCCGGAGAGTATTCAGATGGAAGCGGGCAGGAAAGCTATGACGTCACCAGCCCGTCCACCGGAGAATTCATCGCCTCTATCCCAGTCCCCACCGAAGCGGACCTGGACCTGGCTGTAGCAAAGGCCCACGAAGCCAAGGGTTCCTGGCAGAAGTTGGGCGTCTTCAAGCGCGCAGAAATCTGCCACAAGATCGCGGATGCGCTGGAGGCCCGAGTCGACGAGCTTGCCCGTATTCAGTCCACCGAGCAGGGCAAGCCGCTGGCTGAGTCGATAGCCGACGTCAAGGAGGCCGCGCAGCTCTTCCACCTGCACGCCGAAGATGCCATCCGTCTCAATGGCGAAACCATCCCCTCTTCCGACACGGACAAGCGCATGTTCACTTTCCGTGCCGCAGTTGGTGTCTGGGGCATCATTACGCCCTGGAACTTCCCCTTGCTCATGTTCGCGGAGTTCGTTGCTCCCGGTCTGGCCACGGGCAACGCCCACGTTGTAAAGCCCCCGGCAAACACGGCACTCACCGTCCTGGCCGCCATGGAGTGTCTCGTTGAGGCGGGCCTGCCTGCCGGGCTCGTCTCCATCCTTCCCGGCGAAGGCGACTTCGGTGCCAAGCTGGTTTCCCATGATGGCATTGACGCCATCGGTTTCATCGGCTCCTCCGCCACGGCGGCGAAGATCCAGAAGACTGCAGGTCTGAAGCGGTCCATCATGGAGTGCTCCGGCAACGGCCCCGTGGTGGTACTAGCCGACGCCGACCTCAAACGCGCTGCCAAGGCCGCAGTTGATGGCACCTACTTCTGCGCCGGCCAGGTCTGCTGCGCCACCGAGCGCGTCATTGTTCACAAAGACATTCACGAAGCGTTCGTCAAGGAGGTCCTGGAATACGCCAAGGCCACCGTCAAACTGGGTGACCCCTTCGCCGAGAGCACCAACCTTGGCCCGTTGAACAATGAGCTTGTTGCCGTCAAAATGGACGCCCATATGGCGGACGCCCGCGAACGCGGTCTGGACATCCTCATGGGCGGCCAGCGCAGTCCGGATTTCCCCACGAACCTCTACTACGAATTCACTGTTGTAGACAACGTGAGCGAAGAGAGTCTGCTGGGCCGCGAAGAGTCCTTCGGCCCCGTGCTGCCAATCATTGTTGGTCAGGATGACGACGATATCCTACGCATCGCCAATGCTGATTCCCTGGGGCTGCAGGGTGCCGTCTTCACCCAGAGCATGAAGGCTGCCTACCGCTTTATGGAGGAGTTGGAGGTTGGCCAGGTTGTGGTTAACGATTCCAACGGCTGGTGGGATATCAACATGCCGTTCGGCGGGGCTGGCGGCAAGGGCACCGGGTGGGGCCGCATCGGCGGCGTCCACACCCTGCTCGATATGACCGACCTCCGCACGGGTGTTATTCACCTCAGCTAAGGTAGTAAATAGGTCTCCGGCTGTGGCGATACGGAAGTATCTCCACAGCCGGACCCACTTAAAATTAAGAGTCGGCAGTGCCGGGCCAGCCACCGACCAGGTGGCTGCGTCCACCATCGATGTGATCGGCACTGGCAGACGTTGCACAGAAGGAATCCGATGACCGAACTCGATGACATTGACCGCCAGCTCATTGCTGCACTACAGCTCAATGGCCGTAAATCCTTCAAGGAGATAGCTGAGGAAACAGGCATTCCCGCATCATCTGTTCGCTACCGTGTGCAGCGTCTGGAGGAATCGGGGACGCTTCAGATCGTGGGAATCGCCAACCCGCTCTCAATCGGCTTTGACCGCCTGGCCTTGATCGGCGTGCGCTGCGCACCGGGGATGGCAAGAAGTGTCTGCAAGGACCTGGCCGCGCTAACCGAGTCCAGCTACGTGGTATTGACCACGGGCACCTACGACGTCATGGTGGAGGTCGTGTGCCGGGACCTGGCACACTACACGGAACTGCTCTATGACCGCCTGCAACTTATCGACGGCGTCAGCGTCACCGAGACCTTCTTCGTTCTCGAAGCGCACAAACTGGCTTACGGCTGGGGTGTGGGAACCGCCCCCGCCCCAGGGACGGTCCACACCACCATCCAGTAGCCGGCGCCTATCGCCCGGTGCCGCCGTACACAGTTGCCTCGGCGTCGCCGTCGAGCCCGAAAGCCTGATGGACGGCGCGAACAGCCACGTCCAAGAGGTCTGCGCGCGTGACCACCGAGATGCGGATCTCGGAGGTGGAGATCAAGTCAATGTTCACCCCGGCGTCGGAAAGCGCCTGGAAGAAACGGTAGGAAACACCCGGGTTGGAGCGCATGCCGGCGCCTATGAGCGAGAGCTTGCCGATCTTGTCATCGTAGATCAGGTCCTCGAAGCCAACCTCGGCCTGCTGGGATCGCAGGGCGTCCAAGGCGTCTTCACCCTCGACCATGGGCAGCGTGAAGGAGATGTCGGTCTTCCCGGAACCCTTCGTGGAGATGTTCTGCACAATCATGTCAATATTGGAATGTGCGCCGGCAATGATGCCAAAGATCATCGCAGCCTTGCCGGGGATGTCCGGCACACCAACAACTGTCACTTTTGCTTCGGATCGGTCGTGGGCCACGCCGG
This region of Arthrobacter alpinus genomic DNA includes:
- a CDS encoding APC family permease, producing MSEQLTLPESTEQLPKKMRWFDGFAMSMTMPAALIATLGASIADLGGWGAAFLWAVSMLLAMGVNWIYTELATMFPESSGGITHYAAEAWKKRAPWVAPLASVGYWFPWGTNLATYGAITGALIQAQWFPDSTWVVHVGPISLSLPIVIGIGVILFMYLINIIGVRMTMAFVYITAGILMIPLFAFIVLPLFSSDWAPAELTWNLHGMAGLHKALVWLYIMAWTTFGIEVCATFAPEYKDSVKDTTKAIKAAVLFCLGVFFLIPITLGGYAGEAAIAENPATFFVASFGSLVGGASDIMVLCLIASLLLIMTTSVADASRVLFNMGKSGITIRSVGKLNKRGVPLRALNVMLVLNIVVLVVLQSPLAIIVTGNLGYILTHIFAVSGFFVLRKDRPNATRPIRLPSFFVPLSIALTGFMVLILIVGATGFSVTGYGGFKELAIALGVLAAGVVIWVFVKKSDARKAAERDSADV
- a CDS encoding DMT family transporter; translation: MHWFLLAAAIAAEIVATTLLKVSAGFTKPWASIGTVLGYVVSFYLLSLVLKYVPLSMAYAIWSAAGTVAIALIGVALFSERLTAVQIAGILLTAAGVAMINLGAAPAAAPIEISGSEHQPHS
- a CDS encoding aldehyde dehydrogenase family protein, with translation MTVVTVPTRTQLFIAGEYSDGSGQESYDVTSPSTGEFIASIPVPTEADLDLAVAKAHEAKGSWQKLGVFKRAEICHKIADALEARVDELARIQSTEQGKPLAESIADVKEAAQLFHLHAEDAIRLNGETIPSSDTDKRMFTFRAAVGVWGIITPWNFPLLMFAEFVAPGLATGNAHVVKPPANTALTVLAAMECLVEAGLPAGLVSILPGEGDFGAKLVSHDGIDAIGFIGSSATAAKIQKTAGLKRSIMECSGNGPVVVLADADLKRAAKAAVDGTYFCAGQVCCATERVIVHKDIHEAFVKEVLEYAKATVKLGDPFAESTNLGPLNNELVAVKMDAHMADARERGLDILMGGQRSPDFPTNLYYEFTVVDNVSEESLLGREESFGPVLPIIVGQDDDDILRIANADSLGLQGAVFTQSMKAAYRFMEELEVGQVVVNDSNGWWDINMPFGGAGGKGTGWGRIGGVHTLLDMTDLRTGVIHLS
- a CDS encoding NAD(P)/FAD-dependent oxidoreductase, coding for MSIYENVAEAYEASVLDAALQGASTVPYWLDDLDRPQALPALEGQVETELLVVGGGYSGLWTALMAKERDPHRSVILVESQSIGWAASGRNGGFCEASLVHGESNGRQHLPEENDLLRELGLENLRELAATVERYNIDCEYTPSGVLKLATEEHQVKWLQEEAARYPELVFLNREEAQASVHSPVYQAALWDRAGTAMLNPAKLAWGLRRVCLEKGVRIFEHTHATTLQDAKGHIIVGTTAGSIKADRVALATNVFPSLLKRHRLFTIPVYDYAVMTEPLTEEQFLSLGWEDRQGLADLNNRFHYYRTTRDATGAVRILFGGYDAEYYYGGKVKPEYDQNPETFRKLVAHFYFTFPQLQGMKFSHAWGGAVDSCSRFFSFFDSSHGGRVAYTAGFTGLGVGATRFAANVLLDLLSGKSTQRTELEMVKKKPLPFPPEPGAWAGVKMMTSELARSDRNQGKRGLFLKTMDAVGMGFDS
- a CDS encoding Lrp/AsnC family transcriptional regulator — its product is MTELDDIDRQLIAALQLNGRKSFKEIAEETGIPASSVRYRVQRLEESGTLQIVGIANPLSIGFDRLALIGVRCAPGMARSVCKDLAALTESSYVVLTTGTYDVMVEVVCRDLAHYTELLYDRLQLIDGVSVTETFFVLEAHKLAYGWGVGTAPAPGTVHTTIQ